Proteins from one Caulobacter sp. 73W genomic window:
- the pdhA gene encoding pyruvate dehydrogenase (acetyl-transferring) E1 component subunit alpha, translating into MARTRKAETSSGKVSDTGVSNRKGDLLDSYRSMLLIRRFEERAGQLYGMGLIGGFCHLYIGQEAVAVGMQKVAIKGDQIITGYRDHGHMLAAGMDPNEVMAELTGRAGGSSKGKGGSMHMFSVEAGFYGGHGIVGGQVALGTGLALANKYRENNNVSFTYFGDGAANQGQVYESFNMAQLWKLPVVYVIENNQYAMGTSIDRASSETQLYKRGVSFRIPGEEVDGMDIEAVEAAGRKAADHARNGEGPYILEVKTYRYRGHSMSDPAKYRSKDEVDEVKKTRDPIDHLRGLLDAARVTEEELKEIDAEVKKIVAEAAEFARTSPEPDPSELYTDVYLEAAQ; encoded by the coding sequence ATGGCGCGAACGCGCAAAGCTGAGACTTCTTCGGGCAAGGTTTCTGACACCGGTGTCAGCAACCGCAAGGGCGACCTGCTCGATAGCTACCGCAGCATGCTGCTGATCCGCCGCTTCGAAGAGCGTGCGGGCCAGCTGTACGGCATGGGCCTGATCGGCGGCTTCTGCCACCTGTACATCGGCCAGGAAGCTGTTGCCGTCGGGATGCAGAAGGTCGCCATCAAGGGCGACCAGATCATCACCGGCTACCGTGACCACGGCCACATGCTGGCCGCTGGGATGGATCCGAACGAGGTCATGGCCGAACTGACCGGCCGAGCCGGCGGCTCGTCCAAGGGCAAGGGCGGCTCGATGCACATGTTCAGCGTCGAAGCCGGCTTCTACGGCGGCCACGGCATCGTCGGCGGCCAGGTGGCCCTCGGCACCGGTCTGGCGCTGGCCAACAAGTACCGTGAGAACAACAACGTCAGCTTCACGTACTTCGGCGACGGCGCGGCCAATCAGGGCCAGGTCTACGAGAGCTTCAACATGGCCCAGCTATGGAAGCTGCCGGTCGTGTACGTGATCGAGAACAACCAGTACGCCATGGGCACCTCGATCGACCGCGCGTCGTCCGAGACCCAGCTGTACAAGCGCGGCGTCTCGTTCCGGATTCCGGGCGAGGAGGTCGACGGCATGGATATCGAGGCCGTCGAGGCCGCCGGCCGAAAGGCCGCCGACCACGCCCGAAACGGCGAAGGCCCGTACATCCTGGAAGTGAAGACCTACCGCTATCGCGGCCACTCCATGTCCGACCCGGCCAAGTACCGGTCGAAGGACGAAGTGGACGAGGTCAAGAAGACCCGCGACCCGATCGATCACCTGCGCGGTCTGCTCGACGCGGCCAGGGTGACCGAGGAGGAGCTGAAGGAGATCGACGCCGAGGTGAAGAAGATCGTCGCCGAAGCCGCCGAGTTCGCCCGCACCAGCCCAGAGCCGGATCCCTCCGAACTTTATACCGACGTGTACCTGGAGGCCGCCCAGTGA
- the secG gene encoding preprotein translocase subunit SecG — protein sequence MLTGILLTANIIVCLALIGVVLLQRSEGGALGMGGGPTGFMSARGAGDLLTRITWILFTIFVLLSFGLTLLSGRERASQSIVDRLKIDRIDPNAMKQGPATPAPGSVPPPVQAPTPQMNQFDSQLLPSTPSAAAPAPAQVPAPGSAPTPQ from the coding sequence ATGCTGACCGGCATTCTTCTGACCGCCAACATCATCGTGTGCCTGGCCCTGATCGGGGTCGTGCTCCTGCAGCGTTCCGAAGGCGGCGCGCTGGGTATGGGCGGCGGCCCGACCGGCTTCATGTCGGCGCGCGGGGCGGGCGACCTGCTCACCCGCATCACCTGGATCCTGTTCACGATCTTCGTCCTGCTCAGCTTCGGTCTGACCCTGCTGTCGGGCCGTGAGCGCGCCAGCCAGTCGATCGTCGACCGCCTCAAGATCGACCGCATCGATCCGAACGCCATGAAGCAGGGCCCGGCCACCCCGGCTCCGGGTTCGGTTCCGCCGCCGGTCCAGGCGCCGACTCCGCAGATGAACCAGTTCGATTCCCAACTCCTGCCGTCGACCCCGTCGGCCGCCGCCCCGGCTCCGGCCCAGGTCCCGGCGCCCGGGTCCGCGCCGACCCCGCAATGA
- the eno gene encoding phosphopyruvate hydratase encodes MTEIVDILAREILDSRGNPTIEVDVVLEDGAFGRAAVPSGASTGAHEAVEKRDGDKARYLGKGVQQAVEAVNNEIYDALAGLDADDQRRVDNVLIELDGTKNKSRLGANAILGVSLATAKAAAESAGLPLYKYVGGVSARVLPVPMMNIINGGAHADNPIDIQEFMILPTGAENFSEALRMGAEIFHGLKKALKDAGHNTNVGDEGGFAPNLASAEEALAFIVKAGEGAGYRVGDDFVLGLDVASTEFFKNGKYELEGEGKSLDPAAMVDYLAGLVGKFPIVSIEDGMAEDDFDGWKLLTERLGGKVQLVGDDLFVTNPERLSVGIEKGLANSILVKVNQIGTLSETLDAVDMAHRAGYTAVMSHRSGETEDATIADLAVATNCGQIKTGSLARSDRLAKYNQLLRIQEMLDDQAIYAGRSALKGRG; translated from the coding sequence ATGACCGAAATCGTCGACATCCTCGCACGCGAAATCCTGGACAGTCGCGGCAACCCGACGATCGAGGTCGACGTCGTCCTCGAAGACGGCGCCTTCGGCCGCGCCGCCGTGCCTTCGGGCGCTTCCACCGGCGCCCACGAGGCTGTCGAGAAGCGTGACGGCGACAAGGCCCGCTACCTGGGCAAGGGCGTCCAGCAGGCGGTGGAAGCCGTCAACAACGAGATCTACGACGCCCTGGCCGGCCTCGACGCCGACGACCAGCGGCGCGTCGACAACGTCCTGATCGAGCTGGACGGCACGAAGAACAAGTCGCGCCTGGGCGCCAACGCCATCCTTGGCGTGTCTCTGGCCACGGCGAAGGCCGCCGCGGAATCAGCCGGTCTGCCGCTGTACAAGTACGTCGGCGGCGTTTCGGCACGCGTCCTGCCGGTCCCGATGATGAACATCATCAACGGCGGCGCTCACGCCGACAATCCGATCGACATCCAGGAATTCATGATCCTGCCGACCGGCGCGGAGAACTTCTCCGAAGCCCTGCGTATGGGCGCCGAGATCTTTCACGGCCTGAAGAAGGCTCTGAAGGACGCCGGTCACAACACCAACGTCGGCGACGAGGGCGGCTTCGCCCCGAACCTGGCTTCGGCTGAAGAAGCCCTGGCGTTCATCGTCAAGGCGGGCGAGGGCGCTGGCTACCGCGTCGGCGATGACTTCGTGCTGGGCCTGGACGTGGCCTCGACCGAGTTCTTCAAGAACGGCAAGTATGAGCTGGAAGGGGAGGGCAAGAGCCTCGACCCCGCCGCCATGGTCGACTATCTGGCCGGCCTCGTCGGCAAGTTCCCGATCGTTTCGATCGAAGACGGCATGGCCGAAGACGATTTCGACGGCTGGAAGCTGCTGACGGAGCGCCTGGGCGGCAAGGTGCAGCTGGTCGGCGACGATCTGTTCGTCACCAACCCCGAGCGCCTGTCCGTGGGCATCGAGAAGGGCCTGGCCAACTCGATCCTGGTGAAGGTCAACCAGATCGGCACGCTGTCGGAGACCCTCGACGCCGTCGATATGGCCCACCGCGCCGGCTACACCGCTGTCATGAGCCACCGTTCGGGTGAGACCGAGGATGCGACGATCGCCGATCTGGCGGTCGCCACCAACTGCGGTCAGATCAAGACCGGCTCGCTGGCCCGTTCGGATCGGCTGGCCAAGTACAACCAACTGCTGCGCATCCAGGAGATGCTGGATGACCAGGCGATCTATGCCGGGCGCAGCGCGTTGAAAGGTCGTGGGTAA
- a CDS encoding septum formation initiator family protein: MFARLQPYLTTAILAFLIFYFAFHALTGDRGLLSSSQRNATLQVRQKELKRIRAERMDLEARARLLRDGSLSADLLEERARVLLGFGDPRDYVIRKKP; encoded by the coding sequence ATGTTCGCGCGTCTGCAGCCCTATCTAACCACCGCCATCCTGGCGTTCCTGATCTTCTACTTCGCATTTCATGCGCTGACGGGGGATCGTGGGTTGCTGTCATCGTCGCAACGCAACGCGACGCTGCAGGTCCGACAGAAGGAACTGAAGCGCATCCGCGCCGAAAGGATGGACCTGGAGGCCAGGGCTCGTCTATTACGCGACGGAAGCCTGTCGGCGGACCTTTTGGAAGAACGCGCACGCGTTCTTCTTGGGTTTGGCGACCCCAGGGATTATGTGATCCGCAAGAAACCCTGA
- the rpmF gene encoding 50S ribosomal protein L32, with protein sequence MAVPKRKTSPSRRNMRRSHHALGANSFIEDKDSGELRRPHHVDLKTGLYNGKQILTPNED encoded by the coding sequence ATGGCCGTTCCTAAACGAAAAACCTCCCCGTCGCGCCGGAACATGCGCCGTTCGCACCACGCCCTGGGCGCCAACTCCTTCATCGAGGACAAGGACTCGGGTGAACTGCGTCGTCCGCACCACGTCGATCTGAAGACCGGCCTGTACAACGGCAAGCAGATCCTGACGCCGAACGAAGACTAA
- a CDS encoding pyruvate dehydrogenase complex E1 component subunit beta, with amino-acid sequence MTDILMPALSPTMEEGTLAKWLVNEGDEVKAGDVIAEIETDKATMEVEAVDEGVLEAILVAAGSEGVKVNTPIARLKGDGETAAPASAPAQSAGEPEKQQPEAAKPQAEGEATVPVKPKVELKDPEIPEGTPMVKITVRDALRDAMAEEMRRNPDVFLMGEEVAQYQGAYKVSRDLLQEFGEKRVIDTPITEYGFAGLGVGAAMAGLKPIVEFMTWNFAMQAIDHIVNSAAKTLYMSGGQIKSSIVFRGPNGAAARVGAQHSQDYSAWYGSVPGLKVVAPYDAADAKGLLKAAIRDPNPVVVLEHEMMYGVEFDIPDVEDWVVPIGKAKVRREGKDVTITAHSRMVGLALKAAEILAEEGIEAEIVDLRTIRPLDHETILESVKKTNRLVATEEGWGPMGVGAEIVARVIEHGFDYLDAPPLRVHQEDVPLPYAANLEALSLPSVDKIVKAAKAVCYK; translated from the coding sequence GTGACGGACATCCTCATGCCCGCGCTCTCTCCGACGATGGAAGAGGGCACCCTGGCCAAGTGGCTGGTGAACGAAGGCGACGAAGTGAAGGCCGGCGACGTGATCGCCGAAATCGAGACCGACAAGGCGACCATGGAAGTGGAAGCCGTCGACGAAGGCGTGCTGGAAGCGATCCTGGTCGCCGCCGGCTCTGAAGGCGTGAAGGTCAACACCCCGATCGCGCGCCTGAAGGGCGACGGCGAGACCGCGGCTCCGGCCTCGGCTCCCGCCCAGTCGGCCGGCGAACCCGAAAAGCAGCAGCCTGAAGCCGCCAAGCCGCAGGCCGAAGGCGAAGCCACGGTTCCGGTTAAGCCTAAGGTCGAGCTGAAGGATCCGGAAATTCCGGAAGGCACGCCGATGGTGAAGATCACCGTCCGCGACGCCCTGCGCGACGCCATGGCCGAAGAGATGCGCCGTAACCCGGACGTGTTCCTGATGGGCGAGGAAGTCGCCCAGTACCAGGGCGCCTACAAGGTCAGCCGCGACCTGCTGCAGGAGTTTGGCGAGAAGCGCGTCATCGACACCCCGATCACCGAGTACGGCTTCGCCGGTCTCGGCGTCGGCGCCGCCATGGCCGGCCTGAAGCCGATCGTGGAGTTCATGACCTGGAACTTCGCCATGCAGGCGATCGACCACATCGTGAACTCGGCCGCCAAGACGCTCTACATGTCGGGCGGCCAGATCAAGTCGTCGATCGTGTTCCGCGGCCCCAACGGCGCCGCCGCCCGCGTGGGCGCGCAGCACAGCCAGGACTATTCGGCGTGGTACGGCAGCGTGCCCGGCCTGAAGGTCGTCGCCCCGTATGACGCGGCCGACGCCAAGGGCCTGCTGAAAGCCGCCATCCGCGACCCGAACCCGGTCGTCGTGCTCGAGCACGAGATGATGTACGGCGTCGAGTTCGACATCCCGGACGTCGAGGATTGGGTCGTGCCGATCGGCAAGGCCAAGGTCCGTCGCGAAGGCAAGGATGTCACCATCACCGCGCACTCGCGCATGGTGGGCCTGGCGCTGAAGGCTGCCGAGATCCTGGCGGAAGAAGGCATCGAGGCCGAAATCGTCGACCTGCGGACCATCCGTCCGCTGGACCACGAGACGATCCTGGAAAGCGTCAAGAAGACCAACCGCCTGGTGGCGACCGAGGAAGGCTGGGGCCCGATGGGCGTCGGCGCCGAGATCGTCGCCCGTGTGATCGAGCATGGCTTCGACTATCTGGACGCCCCGCCGCTGCGGGTTCACCAGGAAGACGTGCCGCTGCCTTACGCCGCCAATCTGGAGGCGCTGTCGCTGCCGTCGGTCGACAAGATCGTCAAGGCGGCCAAGGCGGTCTGCTACAAGTGA